A portion of the Malania oleifera isolate guangnan ecotype guangnan chromosome 3, ASM2987363v1, whole genome shotgun sequence genome contains these proteins:
- the LOC131150262 gene encoding large ribosomal subunit protein eL14z isoform X2 gives MPFKRYVEIGRVALVNYGKEYGKLVVIVDVIDQNRALVDAPDMVRCQMNFKRLSLTDIKIDIKRVPKKKTLINAMEAADVKNKWENSSWGRKLIVQKRRASLNDFDRFKLMLAKIKRAGVVRQELGKLKKQNAS, from the exons atg CCGTTTAAGCGGTACGTTGAGATCGGAAGGGTCGCTCTTGTGAACTACGGGAAGGAATATGGAAAACTCGTCGTTATCGTCGACGTTATCGATCAAAATCGA GCGCTTGTTGATGCCCCTGATATGGTGAGATGCCAAATGAATTTTAAGAGGCTTTCCCTCACAGATATTAAAATTGACATCAAGAGGGTCCCAAAGAAGAAGACACTGATCAACGCAATGGAGGCTGCTG ATGTTAAGAACAAGTGGGAGAATAGCTCTTGGGGCAGGAAGCTGATTGTTCAGAAGAGGAGAGCTTCCCTTAATGACTTCGATAGGTTTAAGCTGATGTTGGCAAAGATCAAG AGGGCTGGAGTGGTCAGGCAGGAACTTGGAAAGCTGAAAAAACAGAACGCATCCTAA
- the LOC131150262 gene encoding large ribosomal subunit protein eL14z isoform X1 yields MPFKRYVEIGRVALVNYGKEYGKLVVIVDVIDQNRALVDAPDMVRCQMNFKRLSLTDIKIDIKRVPKKKTLINAMEAADVKNKWENSSWGRKLIVQKRRASLNDFDRFKLMLAKIKVYFSVLCCFLLLFNRCILIFLSCMT; encoded by the exons atg CCGTTTAAGCGGTACGTTGAGATCGGAAGGGTCGCTCTTGTGAACTACGGGAAGGAATATGGAAAACTCGTCGTTATCGTCGACGTTATCGATCAAAATCGA GCGCTTGTTGATGCCCCTGATATGGTGAGATGCCAAATGAATTTTAAGAGGCTTTCCCTCACAGATATTAAAATTGACATCAAGAGGGTCCCAAAGAAGAAGACACTGATCAACGCAATGGAGGCTGCTG ATGTTAAGAACAAGTGGGAGAATAGCTCTTGGGGCAGGAAGCTGATTGTTCAGAAGAGGAGAGCTTCCCTTAATGACTTCGATAGGTTTAAGCTGATGTTGGCAAAGATCAAGGTGTATTTCAGTGTTTTATGTTGCTTCTTGCTTCTGTTCAATCGTTGCATACTAATATTTTTAAGTTGTATGACTTAA